The Gemmatimonadota bacterium genome has a segment encoding these proteins:
- a CDS encoding metal-dependent transcriptional regulator → MTARKRPSSQSASASERPLTEPVEDYLKAIYAIEQAGDAAGTNEIASRLSIAAASVSGMVRRLADQGLVSYERYRGVRLTGNGRRAALRTIRRHRVIEAYLAKALGYAWDRVHEEAERLEHAASDELIDRMAAAIGEPLTDPHGHPIPTREGTIDETPLQTLADLGMGQRSRVTRVSDEDGELLRYLARIGIRPGVMVTIAERAPFEGPISLRVGKVTVQVGPALASRVMVETLAD, encoded by the coding sequence GTGACCGCGCGCAAGCGCCCTTCGAGCCAGTCGGCCTCGGCCAGCGAGCGTCCCCTCACCGAGCCGGTGGAGGACTACCTCAAGGCGATCTACGCGATCGAGCAGGCCGGCGATGCCGCGGGCACGAACGAAATCGCCAGTCGACTGTCCATTGCCGCGGCGTCCGTCAGCGGGATGGTGCGGCGCCTCGCCGACCAGGGGCTAGTGTCGTACGAGCGGTATCGTGGGGTGCGCCTCACCGGAAATGGGCGGCGGGCTGCCCTCCGGACCATTCGGCGCCATCGGGTGATCGAGGCGTACCTCGCCAAGGCGTTAGGCTACGCGTGGGATCGTGTGCACGAGGAAGCGGAGCGGCTGGAGCACGCGGCCTCGGACGAGCTGATCGACCGCATGGCTGCCGCCATCGGCGAGCCGCTGACCGATCCGCACGGGCATCCGATCCCGACGCGGGAAGGAACGATCGACGAGACTCCGCTCCAGACGCTCGCCGACCTCGGGATGGGACAACGCTCACGGGTCACCCGGGTGAGTGACGAGGACGGGGAGTTGTTGCGCTACCTGGCCAGGATCGGCATTCGTCCCGGTGTGATGGTGACGATCGCCGAGCGGGCGCCCTTTGAGGGGCCGATCTCGTTGCGGGTGGGGAAGGTGACGGTCCAGGTTGGTCCCGCGCTCGCTTCCCGGGTCATGGTGGAGACACTGGCGGACTAA
- a CDS encoding alpha/beta fold hydrolase — translation MLIAMLHRRGIRLPRWVGITFLVVAALALVSGLAVAQPRSFGMLYIVGGDTVGIERVTPGATSWMGDLQLRGQPRVQWTGAVRSPGVLQSLTLVAFQNASPDAPVLQRAVLTLDGDTVRVDISGSGQQVKQNIATRAGALIYMPQSIAMLDMVIARARSTPGATDSIPLFMASGGQTVPAVTTIDGTTATVSIGPAQTNLTLDAAGKVLRASVPAQRLEAVRLEGAALSAVKVGGPSYEPPAGAPYRAEHVKVPGKGGHTLAGTLTLPQGAAGRLPVVVTISGSGGQDRDEYIPIVPGFRPFRQLADSLGRRGIAVLRFDDRGIGESTGDHGKATSADFADDVRSLVTWLRARPDIDPDRVMLMGHSEGGMIAPMVAATDARLAGIVLLAGPGEKGEPILRFQLRNGIEKESSLSRTAKDSALRTIDGTIAGLKKDNAWMRFFLEHDPLPVARQVMVPTYIVQGATDQQVTANQAGLLEQAFKAGGNRDVTVKVFADRNHLFLADPDGTPANYGKLASGRIGGDVIGPVVDWVVARARAGKPGVVP, via the coding sequence ATGTTGATCGCCATGTTGCACCGTCGCGGAATCCGGCTGCCCCGCTGGGTTGGCATCACCTTCCTGGTGGTCGCGGCCCTTGCCCTCGTCTCGGGCCTCGCCGTCGCACAGCCCCGCTCGTTCGGCATGCTCTACATCGTTGGTGGGGACACGGTCGGGATTGAGCGCGTCACGCCCGGCGCGACGAGCTGGATGGGCGACCTGCAGCTCCGCGGCCAACCCCGCGTGCAGTGGACCGGGGCCGTGCGTTCGCCCGGCGTGCTGCAATCGCTGACGTTGGTGGCGTTCCAGAACGCCTCTCCGGATGCCCCGGTCCTGCAGCGCGCCGTGCTGACGCTGGACGGCGATACGGTGCGCGTGGACATCAGTGGCAGCGGCCAGCAGGTCAAGCAGAATATTGCCACCCGCGCCGGCGCCTTGATCTACATGCCCCAGTCGATCGCGATGCTGGACATGGTCATCGCGCGGGCGCGCAGCACGCCGGGGGCCACCGACTCCATTCCACTATTCATGGCGTCCGGTGGGCAGACCGTCCCGGCGGTCACGACCATCGATGGTACCACGGCCACCGTGAGCATCGGGCCGGCACAGACGAACCTCACCCTCGACGCCGCTGGCAAGGTGCTTCGCGCCAGCGTCCCGGCGCAGCGTCTGGAGGCCGTGCGTCTCGAGGGCGCCGCCCTCTCGGCCGTAAAGGTCGGGGGCCCCTCTTACGAACCACCAGCCGGGGCCCCGTATCGCGCCGAGCATGTAAAGGTGCCGGGCAAGGGTGGACATACACTGGCGGGGACCCTCACGCTGCCGCAGGGGGCTGCAGGCCGCCTCCCGGTCGTCGTCACGATCAGCGGGTCCGGTGGCCAGGACCGTGACGAGTACATCCCGATCGTCCCCGGATTCCGACCGTTTCGCCAATTGGCTGACTCGTTAGGCCGCCGCGGGATCGCCGTCCTCCGGTTTGACGACCGGGGCATCGGGGAATCCACCGGTGACCACGGCAAGGCGACCAGCGCCGACTTTGCGGACGACGTCCGCAGTCTCGTGACCTGGCTGCGCGCCCGTCCGGACATCGACCCCGACCGCGTGATGTTGATGGGGCACAGCGAAGGCGGGATGATCGCCCCAATGGTCGCCGCGACGGACGCACGGCTGGCGGGCATTGTGCTCCTGGCCGGCCCCGGGGAGAAGGGCGAGCCCATCCTGCGTTTCCAGCTGCGCAACGGTATCGAAAAGGAGTCGTCGTTGAGCCGCACCGCGAAGGACTCCGCGTTACGCACGATCGACGGGACGATCGCCGGGCTCAAGAAGGACAACGCCTGGATGCGCTTCTTCCTCGAGCACGATCCCCTCCCCGTCGCGCGGCAGGTGATGGTGCCCACCTACATCGTGCAGGGCGCCACCGACCAGCAGGTCACGGCGAACCAGGCCGGCCTGCTCGAGCAGGCGTTCAAGGCGGGCGGCAACCGCGACGTGACCGTGAAGGTCTTTGCCGACCGGAACCACCTCTTCCTTGCCGACCCGGATGGTACGCCGGCAAACTATGGAAAGCTTGCCAGCGGGCGGATCGGTGGGGATGTGATCGGGCCGGTCGTCGACTGGGTGGTCGCGCGGGCCCGTGCGGGCAAGCCCGGGGTGGTCCCATGA
- a CDS encoding polysaccharide deacetylase, whose amino-acid sequence MRRLALLLGGFVPVALLGQAAPVKPGWQWSTDTVMRVVNAVRAGKSLKPRTWPGGARVAVLLSFDVDNETVSLRFGEPTVGALSQGQYGSRVALQRVVDLLDRNRIPASFFIPAMSLMIAPQQVDVIKRSGRHEFAVHGWIHETNTTLPGPIEKELVQRAIDTLTAMTGTRPVGYRAPSWNFSPNTLRIVRELGFTYESSLMADDSPYELLQDGQPTGIVELPVEWILDDAPLFNPQGNAYMNPRDVAQVWIDEFDRAHAEGTMFLLTMHPHISGHRSRIVALEKLIAHIKTKPGVWWGTHRAAAEYVKAQAGMR is encoded by the coding sequence ATGCGCCGACTCGCCCTCCTCCTTGGCGGTTTCGTCCCCGTCGCCCTCCTCGGGCAGGCTGCACCGGTCAAGCCGGGGTGGCAGTGGTCCACGGACACCGTCATGCGCGTTGTGAATGCCGTGCGCGCCGGCAAATCGCTCAAGCCGCGCACCTGGCCCGGCGGGGCACGCGTGGCCGTCCTGCTCTCGTTTGACGTCGACAATGAGACGGTCTCGCTGCGGTTCGGTGAACCAACCGTTGGGGCGTTGTCCCAGGGTCAATACGGCTCCCGCGTCGCCCTCCAGCGAGTCGTCGACCTGCTGGATCGGAACCGCATCCCGGCGTCGTTCTTTATTCCTGCCATGAGCTTGATGATCGCGCCGCAACAGGTGGACGTGATCAAGCGCTCCGGACGTCACGAGTTTGCCGTGCATGGGTGGATTCACGAGACCAACACCACGTTACCGGGACCGATCGAGAAGGAGCTGGTACAGCGCGCCATTGACACACTCACGGCGATGACCGGGACGCGGCCTGTCGGGTATCGCGCCCCGTCCTGGAACTTCTCCCCGAATACCCTGCGGATCGTGCGCGAGCTCGGCTTTACCTATGAGAGCTCGCTGATGGCCGACGACTCCCCGTACGAGCTCCTGCAGGACGGACAGCCGACGGGAATCGTGGAACTCCCCGTGGAGTGGATCCTCGACGACGCGCCGCTGTTCAATCCGCAGGGCAATGCCTATATGAACCCGCGCGACGTCGCGCAGGTGTGGATCGACGAGTTCGACCGCGCGCATGCGGAGGGCACCATGTTCCTGCTGACCATGCATCCGCACATTTCGGGACATCGGTCCCGCATCGTGGCGTTGGAGAAGCTCATCGCCCACATCAAGACCAAGCCCGGGGTCTGGTGGGGGACACACCGCGCCGCCGCAGAGTACGTGAAGGCGCAGGCGGGCATGCGCTAA
- a CDS encoding SURF1 family protein, which produces MTWRTRAFVLTALLAAGTFVRLGFWQVGRLNETRAANAQLFSRRNAEASPLEALLATPDSARFRAVSLSGRYDYDHQLIWTARTRSGAPGVVFLTPMIPDAGGPALLVHRGWAYAADGMQVNDSLWREGVQERVEGFADVFSTGEGPVQVPSVSRGIRRLDFDSLQAMIPYPIARLIAVQQIGAGIQTTVAHPFRLERPTLNEGPHRGYALQWFAFAGITILGTAAVILRERQLQAT; this is translated from the coding sequence ATGACCTGGCGGACCCGGGCCTTCGTCCTCACGGCACTCCTTGCGGCCGGGACCTTCGTGCGCCTCGGGTTCTGGCAGGTCGGGCGGCTCAATGAGACACGAGCCGCCAACGCGCAGCTCTTTTCGCGCCGCAATGCTGAGGCGTCCCCCCTGGAAGCGCTGCTGGCGACACCAGACAGCGCACGCTTTCGCGCCGTATCGCTCTCGGGTCGGTACGACTACGACCATCAGCTGATCTGGACGGCGCGCACCAGGTCGGGGGCACCGGGGGTGGTCTTCCTGACGCCGATGATTCCGGACGCTGGGGGGCCGGCGCTCCTGGTCCACCGGGGATGGGCGTACGCGGCGGACGGTATGCAGGTGAACGATTCGCTGTGGCGGGAGGGTGTGCAGGAACGGGTCGAGGGCTTCGCCGATGTCTTCTCGACGGGTGAAGGCCCCGTGCAGGTCCCCTCGGTGTCTCGCGGCATTCGGCGCCTCGACTTTGACTCGCTGCAGGCGATGATCCCGTATCCCATTGCGCGACTCATCGCCGTGCAACAGATCGGCGCGGGCATCCAGACCACGGTGGCGCACCCCTTCCGGCTCGAACGCCCGACGTTGAATGAGGGTCCGCATCGCGGGTATGCCCTGCAGTGGTTTGCCTTCGCCGGCATCACCATCCTTGGGACAGCGGCGGTGATCCTTCGGGAGCGGCAGCTCCAGGCGACCTAA
- a CDS encoding Arc family DNA-binding protein gives MAERKPFLLRMDRDLLDAVQRWANDDLRSLNAQIEFLLRRALQQAGRLPRVAADEPPTD, from the coding sequence GTGGCTGAGCGGAAACCCTTCCTCCTGCGCATGGACCGCGACCTCCTGGACGCGGTCCAGCGCTGGGCCAACGATGACCTGCGCAGCCTGAATGCCCAGATCGAGTTCCTCCTCCGCCGCGCCTTGCAGCAGGCGGGCCGCCTGCCGCGCGTCGCAGCCGACGAACCACCCACGGACTAA
- a CDS encoding SPFH domain-containing protein: protein MYREIPKKGTPGLLALILFLAFAAVALWRIIEVARSEGDPASALLWAAVIVLAIIGLSGLFTVQPNDGKVLTLFGKYMGTVRDQGLWWANPFYGKKRVSLRVRNFETAKLKVNDNHSNPIEIGAVVVWKVVDTAEAMFEVDDYTHFVVMQSEAAVRALASSYPYDAHSSTDVALSTHAAEVSKALQQAVSDRLQKAGVEVIEARISHLAYAPEIASAMLRRQQASAIIAARQKIVEGAVSMVENALELIADKGIVALDDERKATMVSNLLVVLCSDRDAQPIVNAGSLY, encoded by the coding sequence ATGTATCGCGAAATTCCCAAGAAGGGCACTCCGGGGCTCCTCGCCCTCATCCTCTTTCTCGCCTTCGCCGCGGTCGCCTTGTGGCGCATCATCGAGGTCGCTCGATCGGAGGGCGACCCTGCCAGCGCGCTCCTTTGGGCCGCCGTCATCGTCCTCGCGATCATCGGACTCAGCGGTCTGTTCACGGTCCAGCCCAACGACGGCAAGGTCCTCACGCTGTTCGGCAAGTACATGGGTACGGTGCGTGACCAGGGGCTGTGGTGGGCCAACCCCTTCTATGGAAAGAAGCGGGTGTCGTTGCGCGTCCGGAATTTCGAGACGGCCAAGCTCAAGGTGAACGACAACCATTCCAACCCCATCGAGATCGGCGCGGTGGTGGTGTGGAAGGTGGTCGATACGGCCGAGGCGATGTTCGAAGTCGATGACTACACGCACTTCGTCGTCATGCAGTCGGAGGCCGCGGTGCGCGCCCTCGCGTCCTCGTATCCGTACGACGCGCACAGCTCCACCGACGTGGCGTTGAGCACCCACGCGGCGGAGGTGTCCAAGGCCCTGCAGCAGGCGGTCTCGGATCGCCTGCAGAAGGCGGGCGTTGAGGTGATCGAGGCGCGCATCTCGCACCTGGCCTACGCCCCGGAAATCGCCTCGGCGATGCTGCGCCGCCAGCAGGCCTCGGCGATCATTGCCGCGCGGCAGAAGATCGTGGAGGGGGCCGTGTCCATGGTCGAGAATGCACTGGAGTTGATCGCCGACAAGGGGATCGTGGCCCTGGATGACGAGCGGAAGGCGACCATGGTGTCCAATCTCCTGGTGGTGCTGTGTTCCGACCGGGACGCCCAGCCGATCGTGAATGCGGGGTCGCTCTACTAA
- a CDS encoding Nramp family divalent metal transporter produces MSAPPVLATPPSEPGWRRAREAPSLAEVHRSVSVHGLSRWRKLLAFAGPGYLVAVGYMDPGNWATDLAGGSRFGYTLLSVILISNLMAVLLQGLSSKLGIVTGRDLAQACRDHYSAPVNFALWALCEVAIAACDLAEVIGTAIALNLLFGISLPWGVAITAFDVLIVLYLQNKGFRLLEALVIALVAVVGFCFLFELLVSRPDMVAVARGFIPTAEILRNPEMLYIAIGILGATVMPHNLYLHSSIVQTRKYEESVEGKREAVRYAFADSTIALSIALFINAAILIVAAATFHRSGNTQVAEIQDAYQLLTPLLGVGAASTVFALALLASGQNSTLTGTLAGQIVMEGFLNIRMRPWLRRLLTRAIAIVPAAITAILYGEQGTAKLLILSQVILSLQLSFAVFPLVMFTSDKLKMGSFVNPGWVKVLAYTVATIIASLNGWLLFQTVRGWLA; encoded by the coding sequence GTGTCCGCACCACCAGTTCTTGCGACACCTCCGTCTGAGCCCGGCTGGCGCCGGGCCCGCGAGGCACCCTCGTTGGCCGAAGTGCACCGCAGCGTCTCGGTGCATGGCTTGTCCAGATGGCGAAAGCTCCTGGCGTTCGCCGGCCCGGGGTATCTCGTGGCCGTCGGCTACATGGATCCCGGCAATTGGGCGACGGACCTCGCCGGGGGCTCGCGATTCGGCTACACGCTGCTGAGCGTGATCCTGATCTCCAACCTCATGGCGGTGTTGCTGCAGGGGTTGTCGTCCAAGCTGGGCATTGTCACCGGGCGCGACCTCGCGCAGGCCTGTCGCGACCACTACTCCGCGCCGGTGAACTTTGCGCTCTGGGCCCTGTGCGAGGTCGCCATCGCGGCCTGTGACCTGGCGGAGGTCATCGGGACGGCGATTGCGCTCAACCTGTTGTTCGGCATCTCGCTGCCCTGGGGGGTGGCGATCACGGCGTTCGATGTGCTCATCGTCCTCTACCTCCAGAACAAGGGATTCCGCCTGCTGGAGGCCCTGGTCATCGCGCTGGTCGCCGTCGTGGGGTTCTGCTTCCTCTTTGAATTGTTAGTCTCGCGTCCGGACATGGTGGCGGTCGCCCGGGGTTTCATCCCCACGGCGGAGATCCTGCGGAACCCGGAGATGCTCTACATCGCCATCGGCATCCTCGGTGCCACCGTGATGCCGCATAACCTCTACCTGCATTCGTCGATCGTGCAGACACGCAAGTACGAGGAATCGGTGGAGGGAAAGCGCGAAGCGGTTCGTTACGCCTTCGCGGATTCGACCATCGCCCTGTCGATCGCGCTCTTTATCAACGCGGCGATCCTGATCGTGGCGGCGGCCACCTTTCACCGATCGGGGAACACGCAGGTGGCCGAGATCCAGGATGCCTATCAGCTGCTGACCCCGCTGCTGGGCGTGGGGGCGGCGAGCACCGTGTTCGCCCTGGCACTCCTGGCCTCCGGGCAGAACTCCACGCTGACGGGCACGCTCGCCGGGCAGATCGTCATGGAAGGGTTCCTCAATATCCGGATGCGCCCGTGGCTGCGGCGCCTCCTGACCCGCGCGATTGCCATTGTGCCCGCCGCAATCACGGCCATCTTGTACGGCGAGCAAGGGACCGCCAAACTGCTGATCCTGAGTCAGGTCATCCTGTCGCTGCAACTGTCCTTCGCGGTCTTCCCCTTGGTCATGTTCACGTCCGACAAGTTGAAGATGGGGTCGTTCGTGAACCCCGGGTGGGTGAAGGTGCTCGCCTACACCGTGGCGACGATCATCGCCTCCCTCAACGGCTGGCTGCTGTTCCAGACCGTGCGCGGGTGGCTGGCCTGA
- a CDS encoding serine hydrolase, whose amino-acid sequence MTHLRTACLAATALLSATAQAQRPDWGTFDRWVAQGVVDWKVPGLAVAVVKDDSVVFSRGYGVRQLGAPGNRVDDHTRFAIGSTTKAMTALALLMLQDEGKVQLDDPVQRYLPTLQLFDPVMTRELTVRDLLTHHTGLPGSDLLWSGGDYSTAEVIRRMRYLRPATSFRNSYHYQNVQYAMAGEVVRVASGMPWEQFVAERIHRPLGMGETVSLLSQLAGAPNVAAPHMILDGAVTPIDNRSVDPVAAAGSVWSSVHDMAKWMRFVLDSGRVGGRRLVSPRGFADWLSAQVVVPLADFYPTRTLTRAHQVNYGLGWFLHDYRGMSVAMHTGSIDGQVAIIGLVPDQRLGVYVLANLDHAELRHAILHRVLDLYGGGAARDWSAELQHLYGALEAAGKAAEARQMASQVKGTRPSLDLAQYAGTYSDSLYGDATVELRDGRLRFAFGKGFTGWLSHFHYDTFVVPWDDRRAGRGLVSFSLDATGQPTAIEALGTRFVRRPVSSR is encoded by the coding sequence ATGACACACCTGCGAACCGCTTGCCTGGCCGCCACGGCCCTCCTCAGCGCCACCGCGCAAGCCCAGCGTCCCGACTGGGGTACATTCGATCGTTGGGTAGCGCAGGGGGTCGTTGACTGGAAGGTGCCCGGGCTCGCTGTCGCCGTGGTCAAGGACGATTCCGTGGTGTTCAGTCGCGGGTACGGCGTGCGCCAGCTCGGCGCGCCGGGGAATCGGGTCGACGACCATACGCGATTCGCCATCGGGTCCACCACCAAGGCCATGACGGCCCTGGCGCTGCTGATGCTCCAGGATGAAGGCAAGGTGCAGCTTGACGACCCCGTGCAGCGGTACCTCCCCACGCTGCAGCTCTTTGACCCGGTGATGACCCGCGAGCTGACGGTGCGCGACCTGCTCACCCATCACACCGGGCTGCCCGGGTCCGACCTGCTCTGGTCCGGCGGCGACTACAGCACGGCCGAGGTGATCCGGCGGATGCGGTACCTGCGACCGGCGACGTCGTTCCGCAACTCGTATCACTACCAGAACGTGCAGTACGCCATGGCCGGCGAGGTCGTGCGGGTGGCGTCGGGCATGCCGTGGGAGCAGTTTGTGGCGGAGCGCATCCACCGCCCGTTAGGCATGGGGGAGACCGTATCGCTCCTGTCGCAGCTGGCCGGCGCGCCGAATGTCGCGGCCCCCCACATGATCCTCGATGGCGCCGTGACGCCCATCGACAACCGTTCAGTTGACCCGGTGGCCGCGGCAGGTTCGGTCTGGTCCAGCGTGCACGACATGGCCAAGTGGATGCGCTTTGTCCTGGATTCGGGCCGCGTGGGCGGCCGCCGCCTGGTCTCGCCGCGCGGGTTTGCCGACTGGCTCTCGGCGCAGGTCGTCGTGCCCCTGGCGGACTTTTATCCCACGCGCACGCTCACACGGGCCCACCAGGTGAACTATGGCCTCGGCTGGTTCCTGCACGACTACCGCGGCATGAGCGTGGCGATGCACACGGGAAGTATTGATGGCCAGGTTGCGATCATTGGGCTCGTCCCCGACCAGCGGCTGGGCGTGTATGTCCTGGCGAACCTGGATCATGCCGAGCTGCGTCACGCGATCCTGCACCGGGTGCTCGATCTTTATGGTGGGGGCGCGGCACGCGACTGGTCGGCCGAATTGCAACACCTGTATGGAGCCCTCGAGGCGGCAGGCAAGGCGGCGGAGGCACGACAGATGGCCTCACAGGTCAAGGGAACCCGTCCGTCGCTCGACCTCGCGCAGTATGCCGGCACCTACAGTGACTCCTTGTATGGCGACGCGACGGTGGAGCTGCGCGACGGGCGGTTGCGGTTCGCCTTTGGCAAGGGGTTCACCGGTTGGTTGTCCCACTTTCACTACGACACCTTCGTGGTGCCCTGGGACGATCGCCGCGCCGGCCGGGGGCTGGTCTCGTTCTCGCTGGACGCCACCGGACAGCCGACCGCGATCGAGGCGCTGGGCACGCGCTTCGTTCGGCGCCCTGTCTCAAGTCGTTAG
- a CDS encoding DUF72 domain-containing protein produces the protein MIRLGTQGWNYDAWVGPFYPSGTRPADYLRHYARAFDTVEIDATFYAVPSAASVRGWRARVPHGFTFALKLPQEITHVRRFQQAADILQEFCDRARELGDQLGPILIQCAPSFGPLERPALAEFLPLLDRSLKFAIEFRHRAWITDDVLELLRTHGVALALSDARWISRKVLLQLVERPTADFAYLRWMGPDREITDYSRIQVDRGAELDAWARVLPGLVARVRTAYGYVNNHFAGHSPATVRSLQERMGLPVVAPESLGEQISLFG, from the coding sequence GTGATTCGTCTCGGAACTCAAGGCTGGAACTACGACGCGTGGGTTGGCCCCTTTTATCCATCCGGTACACGTCCGGCTGACTACCTGCGCCACTACGCGAGGGCCTTCGATACCGTCGAGATCGACGCAACCTTCTACGCGGTTCCTTCGGCGGCGAGCGTACGTGGATGGCGCGCTCGGGTGCCCCACGGCTTCACCTTCGCGCTCAAGTTGCCCCAGGAGATCACGCACGTACGGCGCTTTCAGCAGGCGGCGGACATTCTGCAGGAGTTCTGCGACCGTGCCCGGGAGCTGGGTGACCAGCTCGGCCCCATCCTTATCCAGTGTGCGCCGTCGTTCGGCCCGTTGGAGCGTCCGGCGCTCGCCGAGTTCCTCCCACTGCTGGACCGGTCGCTCAAGTTCGCAATCGAGTTCCGGCACCGCGCGTGGATCACGGACGACGTATTGGAGCTGCTCCGGACGCACGGGGTCGCGCTGGCACTCTCCGACGCGCGATGGATCTCGCGAAAGGTGCTCCTGCAGCTCGTGGAGCGCCCCACGGCGGACTTCGCGTACCTGCGTTGGATGGGTCCGGACCGGGAGATCACCGACTACTCCCGCATCCAGGTTGACCGCGGCGCGGAGCTCGATGCCTGGGCCCGGGTGCTCCCTGGCCTCGTCGCGCGGGTCCGGACGGCCTATGGGTATGTCAACAATCACTTCGCCGGGCACAGCCCCGCCACCGTGCGGTCGCTGCAGGAACGAATGGGGCTCCCAGTCGTCGCCCCGGAATCGTTAGGCGAGCAGATCTCCCTGTTCGGCTGA
- a CDS encoding universal stress protein has translation MYTRILVPLENSATDAVIVTHVSALARHCGASLVFIHVADGWAARNINHLKLRESEEMRLDREYLERITAEATRGGLQADSVLASGDPTREIVDAATREQCDLIAMATHGHKLLGDVVYGSVANGVRHATTVPVLLVRASRADA, from the coding sequence ATGTACACGCGCATCCTCGTTCCGCTCGAGAACAGTGCCACCGATGCCGTGATCGTCACGCACGTCTCGGCCCTCGCGCGCCACTGTGGGGCCTCGCTGGTCTTCATCCATGTGGCCGACGGCTGGGCAGCGCGGAACATCAATCACCTCAAGCTCCGCGAGTCCGAGGAGATGCGTCTCGACCGCGAGTACCTCGAGCGCATCACAGCGGAGGCCACACGGGGCGGCCTCCAGGCCGACAGCGTCCTCGCCAGCGGCGACCCGACGCGCGAGATCGTCGACGCGGCGACGCGGGAGCAGTGCGACCTCATCGCGATGGCGACCCACGGCCACAAGTTGCTCGGTGACGTGGTGTATGGCAGCGTGGCGAACGGGGTCCGCCATGCGACGACGGTGCCGGTTCTCCTGGTGCGCGCCTCGCGCGCGGACGCGTGA